A single region of the Flavobacteriales bacterium genome encodes:
- the lpcA gene encoding D-sedoheptulose 7-phosphate isomerase produces MSQISLIKAHFEEAQLVLQQFLNDNTHFEKIEKAGKLMADAIKSGGKIISCGNGGSMCDAMHFAEELSGRYRENRKALPAVSISDASHISCVGNDYGYDFIFSRYLEALGNKGDVLLAISTSGNSKNVLNAIETAKQKGILVVGLTGKDGGKMAELCDVEIRAPKSNYADRAQEIHIKIIHSLIDYIERNVLE; encoded by the coding sequence ATGTCTCAAATCTCATTGATAAAAGCACATTTTGAAGAAGCTCAATTGGTATTGCAGCAATTTTTAAATGACAATACCCATTTTGAAAAAATAGAAAAAGCCGGAAAATTAATGGCCGATGCCATAAAGTCGGGTGGTAAAATTATTTCGTGTGGCAATGGAGGAAGTATGTGCGATGCCATGCACTTTGCCGAGGAGTTGAGCGGAAGATATAGGGAAAACAGAAAGGCTTTACCGGCAGTTAGCATCAGCGATGCTTCGCATATATCGTGCGTGGGCAATGATTATGGCTACGATTTTATTTTTTCCAGATACCTTGAAGCATTGGGAAATAAAGGCGATGTGCTACTTGCCATAAGCACCAGCGGAAACTCCAAAAACGTGCTAAATGCTATTGAAACTGCCAAACAAAAAGGAATTTTAGTGGTGGGGCTTACCGGAAAAGATGGTGGCAAAATGGCCGAGCTGTGCGATGTGGAGATTCGTGCCCCAAAATCAAACTATGCCGATAGAGCTCAAGAAATTCACATAAAAATTATTCATAGTTTGATTGATTATATCGAGAGAAACGTGTTGGAATAA